A window of Chryseobacterium aquaeductus genomic DNA:
ATCATTCACGTGAATCTGATGCATCGGTATTTCAGAAAACATATTCAGTCATTCAGCTTAAGTGTTTTGTTTGAATCTGTGCTTACGTTAACGTGTGTTCTGTTAGGAGGTTATCTTTTTGTTCTAATATTTGGATGGGTTGGCAAAGGGCAGGGTTATCCCGTAATGTCTGCTACGAGTGCTATTATTTTCTTTGTACCGATGGTCTTTCATTATTGCTACATCCAGCTAATCAGTATTCCTGTAGACATTTATAAAACGTGGAGATATTCTCCGGATCAAAAACCTCCAGATTTTGAAGGAGCCGATTTTGATCGATTGATGGTGTTGAATGTAGAACTCAGCAAAAATCTGGAAGATGCCAACAGATTTAGAATAAAAGCGAAAACGTTACCAACCGGAGTCACCTTTGGAGACTGGTTTTTCCGTGTGGTAGACGATTACAATCACAAAAATCCGAAATCGATAATCTATCTTTCAAACGAAAACAAAGAATCTTATTACTGGATATTTTATACCAAAAAATCGTTTTTCAGTTTTAGAAAATATATAGATTTTGACCAGGATATTAACACCAATAATATTTCTGAAAATGAAGTGGTAATCTGTAAAAGGGTTATTCAGCACGAAGAGGAAGGAAGGAGATCATCATAATCACAAATTTTAAAAGTATTACAATATGATACAGCCAATCAAACATTTTGCAATCAATTGGGTAGACGGGATGAAAGTTTCCCAGAGACACCTCAATGATCAGGACAATTTTTTAATTGATACAATACGAGATGCCAATTCTCTGGCAATCACAACATACAACTACGGTTTGTTGCCGATTCCAAACGAATTTACGGATAAAACAATTTTTGATGTTCATAACACGGCAACCAATGACGTACAGCTGATCATCAAACATTGCAGTGCACTTACACTTGCCGGATACAGAATAGAACTGAGAGACAGACGAGTAAGCGTGAAATCTCTAGCGAAGTCTATGAATCTGAATGAAGAACAAATTGATGGCGAATATTACATTTTGATCTCTGTCAATCCTTTTGATAAAGTGCCTTTCGGAGATATTGATCCGGAAGAAATTCCTCCAAGACATCCCAATGCACACGCCAATTATCATATAGAATTGCTTCCGGTTTCTTCGTTGAACAGCAGTTACTCCGGAGGAAACTATCTGGTAGTAGGAAAAGTAGATTTCAAAGGAAATATTACTCAGGTTAATTCTAATTTTATTCCGCCATGTACGTCTGTACAAAGCCATCCCGCGTTGATTGATTATTATAACGGATACGCAAAATCCATTGGTAATTTGGGGTTCAAACCAAAAATGGGGCAAGATGTCCACTTCGCTAATAATTTGATGATTGAGAATCCGACTATTTCATTGTAAACAAAATAGTTCCACTAATAATCAGCAAAGCCTCGATTATGGTTTTTATCGTTAATGTTTCTTTAAAAAATAATACCGATAAAATTATGGCAATGACTACACTCAATTTGTCCACAGCCGCTACCTGCGAAACTTTTCTTATCTGCAAAGCTTTAAACATGATAATCCCTTTGCAACAGCAAATAGGACAAGAAAAGTAGATTGAGTTTTGATAATGATCCGATATCTTTCACTTCAGCTTTTATAAAAATGATGCTCCACACCAATACAAGAATGATAGCAGTTCTGATTCCCGTTGCCAGGTTGGAGTAGACACTCCCATTTTCGCAAAAATGGCTTTAAATGCAGCAAATA
This region includes:
- a CDS encoding EamA family transporter → MFKALQIRKVSQVAAVDKLSVVIAIILSVLFFKETLTIKTIIEALLIISGTILFTMK
- a CDS encoding TssN family type VI secretion system protein — protein: MEFSSVKGVFLRYIFVPLLAVIMMVILGAIRRNQPAIKIRVIIIYVLLCSLCLAIPGFFGFSGNLFNPYWYLISQVIYLLLGIIHVNLMHRYFRKHIQSFSLSVLFESVLTLTCVLLGGYLFVLIFGWVGKGQGYPVMSATSAIIFFVPMVFHYCYIQLISIPVDIYKTWRYSPDQKPPDFEGADFDRLMVLNVELSKNLEDANRFRIKAKTLPTGVTFGDWFFRVVDDYNHKNPKSIIYLSNENKESYYWIFYTKKSFFSFRKYIDFDQDINTNNISENEVVICKRVIQHEEEGRRSS